One Thauera sp. K11 DNA window includes the following coding sequences:
- a CDS encoding NfeD family protein: protein MTPEWWHWMIAGIGLVLLELAIPAFFVIWFGLGAIVVALATLAAGGLSLTVQISLWIVASLAMVVLWFRVFKRNRHKTLVGTADGEVIGEVGLLVGAVEPYRNGKVRFQRPVLGADEWVCRAESAIPAGERVRVVAIEGSFVRVTKA, encoded by the coding sequence ATGACTCCTGAATGGTGGCACTGGATGATCGCGGGGATCGGGCTCGTGCTGCTGGAACTCGCCATTCCCGCCTTCTTCGTGATCTGGTTCGGCCTGGGGGCGATCGTCGTCGCGCTGGCGACGCTGGCTGCCGGCGGCCTGTCGCTGACGGTGCAGATCTCGCTGTGGATCGTCGCCTCGCTGGCCATGGTGGTGCTGTGGTTCCGGGTGTTCAAGCGCAACCGGCACAAGACCCTCGTGGGCACGGCCGATGGCGAGGTCATCGGCGAGGTGGGCCTGCTGGTGGGGGCGGTGGAGCCCTATCGGAACGGCAAGGTGCGCTTCCAGCGGCCGGTGCTCGGCGCGGACGAGTGGGTATGTCGCGCGGAAAGCGCGATTCCCGCCGGGGAGCGGGTGAGGGTGGTGGCGATCGAGGGAAGCTTCGTCAGGGTGACGAAGGCTTGA
- a CDS encoding SPFH domain-containing protein, with protein sequence MSAGLAIAIAVLVFVAVTIAKGVRLVAQGEEWVVERLGKYHSTLRPGLNILIPYLDNVAYKLVTKDIILDVQEQEVITRDNAVILTNAIAFVKVTDPVKAVYGVTDFSEAIRNLIMTTLRSIVGEMELDEALSSRDKIKARLRESIADEAVDWGLTVKSVEIQDIKPSESMQRAMELQAAAERERKAAVTKAEGAKQAAILEAEARLEAAKRDANAQVMLAEASAEAIRRVTGAVGDQTAPMLYLLGEKYIASMQALGQAGGAKVVVLPADLQSALKGLIGRP encoded by the coding sequence ATGAGTGCAGGGCTGGCAATTGCGATCGCGGTACTGGTTTTCGTGGCGGTCACCATCGCCAAGGGCGTGCGGCTGGTCGCGCAGGGCGAGGAATGGGTGGTCGAGCGGCTGGGCAAGTACCACAGCACGCTGCGGCCGGGCCTCAACATCCTGATCCCTTATCTGGACAACGTCGCCTACAAGCTCGTCACCAAGGACATCATCCTCGACGTGCAGGAGCAGGAGGTCATCACCCGCGACAACGCGGTGATCCTCACCAATGCGATCGCCTTCGTGAAGGTCACCGATCCGGTGAAGGCGGTGTATGGCGTCACCGATTTCTCGGAAGCGATCCGCAACCTCATCATGACCACGCTGCGCTCCATCGTCGGCGAGATGGAGCTGGACGAGGCGCTGTCCTCGCGCGACAAGATCAAGGCGCGGCTGCGCGAGAGCATCGCCGACGAGGCGGTGGACTGGGGCCTGACGGTGAAGTCGGTGGAGATCCAGGACATCAAGCCGTCGGAATCGATGCAGCGCGCCATGGAATTGCAGGCGGCGGCCGAGCGCGAGCGCAAGGCGGCGGTGACCAAGGCCGAGGGCGCGAAGCAGGCCGCCATCCTGGAAGCCGAGGCGCGGCTGGAGGCGGCCAAGCGCGACGCCAATGCGCAGGTGATGCTGGCCGAGGCTTCCGCCGAGGCGATCCGCCGCGTGACGGGCGCGGTGGGCGACCAGACGGCGCCCATGCTCTACCTGCTGGGCGAGAAGTACATCGCGTCGATGCAGGCGCTCGGCCAGGCCGGCGGCGCCAAGGTGGTGGTCCTGCCCGCCGATCTGCAGAGCGCTCTGAAGGGGTTGATCGGCCGTCCGTGA
- a CDS encoding multidrug effflux MFS transporter: MPPSHPMLAFLIAALSAIGPFSIDAYLPAFPAMAGSLGASQLEIQQTLTAYLVAFACMVLWHGALADRYGRRSVLLVSTAVFALSSALCACAPSVEWLWAGRVLQGLCGGAGMVVGRAVIRDLHEGAQAQQQMSRVMVIFAVAPAVAPLLGASMLELGGWRAIFVFLTAFGAALFALCWRYLPETLAQDARQPLHPVGLLRAYLAVLTNPAFMLLGVAVSLNFGGFFLYVMSAPVFVMTHLGLGTGGFGWLFVPAVGGMMLGSMLSGRIAGRWPPQRAVAVGFATMIGAAILNVSLAAMLPPGLPWSMLAIPMYTLGMALAMPSMSLMGLDLFPERRGLASSCQGFLQMGMNSIAAGALAPVLWGSTLTLALGMAGLLSISLIAMQVLDGWSARRP; this comes from the coding sequence ATGCCCCCAAGCCACCCCATGCTGGCCTTCCTGATCGCCGCCCTCAGTGCGATCGGCCCGTTCTCCATCGACGCCTATCTGCCGGCCTTCCCGGCGATGGCCGGGTCGCTCGGCGCGTCGCAACTGGAGATACAGCAGACGCTCACCGCCTATCTGGTGGCGTTCGCCTGCATGGTGCTGTGGCATGGCGCGCTGGCCGACCGCTACGGGCGCCGTTCGGTGCTGCTGGTGTCGACCGCGGTGTTTGCGCTGTCCTCGGCGCTGTGCGCCTGCGCGCCGTCGGTGGAATGGCTGTGGGCCGGGCGCGTCCTGCAGGGCCTGTGCGGCGGAGCGGGGATGGTGGTGGGCCGCGCGGTGATCCGCGATCTGCACGAAGGCGCCCAGGCGCAGCAGCAGATGTCGCGCGTGATGGTGATCTTCGCGGTCGCCCCCGCCGTCGCGCCGCTGCTGGGCGCATCGATGCTGGAGCTCGGCGGCTGGCGCGCCATCTTCGTGTTCCTGACGGCCTTCGGTGCCGCGCTGTTCGCGCTGTGCTGGCGATACCTGCCCGAGACCCTGGCCCAGGATGCCCGCCAGCCCCTGCATCCGGTCGGGCTGCTGCGCGCCTACCTGGCGGTGCTGACGAACCCAGCCTTCATGCTGCTCGGCGTCGCCGTGTCGCTCAATTTCGGCGGCTTCTTCCTCTACGTGATGTCGGCGCCGGTCTTCGTCATGACCCATCTCGGCCTGGGTACGGGCGGTTTCGGCTGGCTCTTCGTGCCGGCGGTCGGGGGCATGATGCTCGGTTCCATGCTGTCGGGGCGGATCGCCGGACGATGGCCGCCGCAGCGCGCCGTCGCCGTGGGGTTCGCGACAATGATCGGCGCCGCGATCCTGAACGTCTCGCTCGCCGCCATGCTGCCGCCGGGCCTGCCGTGGTCCATGCTGGCGATCCCGATGTATACGCTGGGCATGGCGCTGGCGATGCCCAGCATGTCGCTGATGGGGCTGGACCTGTTCCCCGAGCGCCGCGGGCTGGCCTCCAGTTGCCAGGGTTTTCTGCAGATGGGCATGAACTCGATCGCGGCCGGCGCGCTCGCGCCGGTGCTGTGGGGCAGCACGCTGACGCTCGCACTCGGCATGGCCGGCCTGCTGTCGATATCGCTCATCGCAATGCAGGTTCTCGACGGATGGTCTGCGCGCAGGCCCTGA
- a CDS encoding DUF2237 family protein: protein MSEQRNVLGGLLLACSYAPLAGFYRTGCCVTGPEDVGRHLICVRVTAEFLAFSKQVGNDLTTPLPEYRFKGLKPGDRWCLCSLRWKEALEAGMAPPVVLEATNELVLRVIDLDTLKAHAHGAPMGPAS from the coding sequence ATGAGCGAACAACGCAACGTCCTCGGCGGGCTGCTGCTCGCTTGCAGCTATGCTCCGTTGGCCGGGTTCTACCGCACCGGCTGTTGCGTGACCGGCCCGGAAGATGTGGGCCGCCATCTGATATGCGTGCGGGTGACGGCCGAATTCCTCGCCTTCTCCAAGCAGGTTGGCAACGACCTGACCACGCCGCTTCCGGAATATCGCTTCAAGGGCCTGAAGCCGGGGGACCGCTGGTGCCTGTGCTCCCTGCGCTGGAAAGAGGCCCTGGAGGCAGGCATGGCGCCGCCGGTGGTGCTCGAGGCCACCAACGAACTGGTGCTGCGCGTCATCGACCTCGACACCCTGAAAGCCCATGCGCATGGCGCGCCGATGGGGCCGGCTTCCTGA